The proteins below are encoded in one region of Rhodoluna lacicola:
- the pyrE gene encoding orotate phosphoribosyltransferase: protein MTFTSSAKPRLVELIKELAVVHGKVTLSSGIEADYYVDLRRATLHHEAAPLIGQVVLDMLDAAGITDFAAVGGLTMGADPVATAIMHQAAARGRAIDAFVVRKAAKAHGMGRQVEGPDVKGKKVIVVEDTSTTGGSPLTAAKALEEAGAIIVAVATVVDRDTGADKVIGDAGYRYLSAVSLDDLELR, encoded by the coding sequence ATGACCTTTACTTCCAGTGCAAAACCGCGCCTTGTTGAACTAATCAAGGAGCTTGCCGTTGTGCATGGCAAGGTAACCCTTTCAAGCGGTATTGAGGCCGACTACTACGTAGATCTTCGCCGTGCCACCCTGCACCACGAGGCCGCTCCCCTAATTGGGCAGGTTGTTCTAGACATGTTAGACGCCGCCGGAATCACCGATTTCGCCGCGGTTGGCGGATTAACCATGGGCGCAGACCCAGTTGCCACCGCAATCATGCACCAGGCTGCAGCGCGAGGCCGTGCGATTGACGCATTCGTGGTTCGCAAGGCCGCCAAGGCCCACGGCATGGGTCGCCAGGTTGAGGGCCCAGACGTTAAGGGCAAAAAAGTAATCGTGGTTGAGGACACCTCAACAACTGGCGGGTCACCGTTGACTGCTGCCAAGGCACTTGAAGAAGCGGGCGCAATTATCGTTGCGGTCGCCACCGTGGTTGATCGCGACACCGGTGCCGACAAAGTGATCGGGGATGCTGGCTACCGTTATCTGTCAGCGGTAAGTCTTGATGACCTTGAGCTCCGCTAA